One window of the Amycolatopsis mediterranei genome contains the following:
- the rimI gene encoding ribosomal protein S18-alanine N-acetyltransferase — protein sequence MRLEPLRRMDIARCVEIEKILFPGDDPWSARAFHSELDAGNFYLAARPDEGDELLGYAGLAVVGRRRGEYEATVHTIGVAPEHQGQGIGKALLQALLTRADEFEAPVFLEVRTDNTTALALYERHGFERLGIRKRYYQPSGADAYTMVRPARTRDGVAG from the coding sequence GTGAGACTCGAGCCGCTGCGCCGCATGGACATCGCCCGGTGCGTGGAGATCGAGAAGATCCTGTTCCCCGGCGACGACCCGTGGAGCGCCCGCGCCTTCCACTCCGAACTGGACGCGGGCAACTTCTACCTCGCCGCCCGCCCGGACGAGGGCGATGAGCTGCTCGGCTACGCCGGGCTGGCCGTCGTCGGCCGCCGCCGCGGCGAGTACGAGGCGACCGTGCACACCATCGGCGTCGCGCCCGAGCACCAGGGCCAGGGCATCGGCAAGGCGCTGCTGCAGGCGCTGCTGACGCGGGCCGACGAGTTCGAGGCGCCGGTCTTCCTCGAGGTCCGCACGGACAACACCACCGCGCTCGCCCTGTACGAGCGCCACGGCTTCGAACGGCTCGGCATCCGGAAGCGCTACTACCAGCCCTCCGGCGCCGACGCGTACACGATGGTCCGCCCGGCGCGGACGCGAGACGGGGTGGCGGGCTGA
- the tsaB gene encoding tRNA (adenosine(37)-N6)-threonylcarbamoyltransferase complex dimerization subunit type 1 TsaB: MLVLAIDTSTPAVTAGVVALDGGLVETRGERVTVDPRAHGELITPHALAAAEAAGVTFKDLDAIVAGVGPGPFTGLRAGLATAAALGHALGIPVYPVCSLDALAADVAPGDNAFLVLTDARRREVYWAAYDAAGRRTDGPHVQRPAGLETDVKVAAGDGALLYAEVLDVRPVEPRFPSPAGLVKVARSALLTSEPPAPLTPLYLRRPDAAEPAAPKRVTAS, from the coding sequence GTGTTGGTACTGGCGATCGATACCTCGACCCCGGCGGTGACCGCGGGCGTCGTCGCGCTGGACGGCGGCTTGGTCGAGACGCGCGGTGAGCGCGTCACGGTCGACCCCCGCGCCCACGGAGAGCTGATCACGCCGCACGCGCTGGCCGCCGCCGAGGCCGCCGGGGTGACCTTCAAGGACCTCGACGCGATCGTCGCCGGCGTCGGCCCCGGGCCGTTCACCGGCCTGCGTGCCGGCCTGGCCACCGCCGCCGCGCTCGGCCACGCCCTCGGCATCCCGGTGTACCCGGTCTGCAGCCTCGACGCACTGGCCGCCGACGTCGCCCCGGGGGACAACGCTTTCCTCGTGCTCACCGACGCCCGTCGTCGCGAGGTCTACTGGGCGGCCTACGACGCCGCCGGGCGGCGCACCGACGGCCCGCACGTCCAGCGTCCCGCCGGCCTCGAGACCGACGTCAAGGTGGCGGCCGGGGACGGCGCCCTGCTGTACGCCGAAGTGCTCGACGTCCGGCCGGTCGAGCCGCGCTTCCCGTCGCCCGCCGGGCTGGTGAAGGTCGCTCGGAGCGCCTTGCTCACTTCGGAGCCGCCGGCCCCGCTGACGCCGTTGTACCTGCGCCGCCCCGACGCCGCCGAACCCGCGGCGCCGAAACGGGTGACCGCTTCGTGA
- the tsaD gene encoding tRNA (adenosine(37)-N6)-threonylcarbamoyltransferase complex transferase subunit TsaD: MARIIMGIESSCDETGVGLVRLHDDGTVELLADEVASSVEQHARFGGVVPEVASRAHLEAMVPTTQRAFATAGLSLSDVDAIAVTAGPGLAGALLVGVSAAKAYATALDVPLYGVNHLAGHIAVDTLQHGPLPAPCLALLVSGGHTQLLRVDDIASSITELGSTVDDAAGEAYDKVARVLGLPYPGGPPIDNAAKKGNPAAIAFPRGMTGPRDAAFDFSFSGLKTSVARWVEGAARRGEEIPVDDVAASFQEAVADVLTAKAIRAAKEQGIGTMVISGGVAANSRLKELAAERCAVAGIELRVPRPRLCTDNGAMIAALGAHVVAAKRPTAPLEFSANPALPVNVVSL, translated from the coding sequence ATGGCACGCATCATCATGGGTATCGAGAGCTCGTGCGACGAGACCGGCGTCGGGCTGGTCCGGCTGCACGACGACGGCACGGTCGAGCTGCTGGCCGACGAGGTCGCCTCCAGTGTCGAGCAGCACGCCCGGTTCGGCGGGGTGGTGCCTGAGGTTGCCAGTCGTGCGCATCTGGAGGCGATGGTCCCGACGACTCAGCGGGCCTTCGCCACGGCTGGTCTTTCGCTGTCCGATGTGGACGCTATTGCGGTGACGGCCGGCCCGGGGCTGGCCGGTGCGCTGCTCGTCGGTGTCTCCGCGGCCAAGGCGTATGCGACGGCGTTGGACGTGCCTTTGTACGGCGTCAACCACCTGGCCGGGCACATCGCTGTCGACACGCTGCAGCACGGGCCGTTGCCGGCGCCGTGCCTGGCGTTGCTGGTTTCCGGTGGGCACACGCAGCTGCTGCGCGTTGACGACATCGCGTCGTCGATCACCGAGCTGGGGTCCACTGTGGATGATGCGGCCGGTGAGGCGTACGACAAGGTTGCGCGCGTGCTCGGGCTGCCGTACCCGGGTGGTCCGCCGATCGACAACGCGGCCAAGAAGGGGAACCCGGCGGCGATTGCGTTCCCTCGGGGGATGACGGGGCCGCGGGATGCTGCGTTTGATTTTTCCTTCTCGGGGTTGAAGACTTCGGTTGCTCGTTGGGTCGAGGGCGCTGCGCGGCGTGGCGAGGAGATTCCGGTGGACGATGTTGCGGCGTCGTTCCAGGAGGCCGTTGCGGATGTGCTGACCGCGAAGGCGATTCGTGCCGCGAAGGAGCAGGGGATCGGCACGATGGTGATTTCCGGTGGTGTGGCCGCGAATTCTCGGTTGAAGGAACTCGCGGCCGAACGCTGTGCGGTTGCGGGTATTGAGCTGCGGGTTCCTCGGCCGCGGCTGTGTACTGATAATGGTGCGATGATTGCAGCCTTGGGTGCTCATGTGGTGGCTGCCAAGCGTCCGACTGCTCCGCTGGAGTTCAGTGCTAACCCGGCTTTGCCGGTGAATGTGGTGTCGTTGTAG